From candidate division WOR-3 bacterium, one genomic window encodes:
- a CDS encoding 4Fe-4S binding protein → MKIKQFQETGVLSKRELKERALLPPQERLKRGPVVVVECVENIPCNPCAYACPRKAITIGGNLTDVPKVDFERCNGCGLCVSHCPGLAIFVVNWAYSEKEATVTLPYELLPRPEVGERVFGLDRSGQKVCSARVIRVLDTKAQNRCAVVTVAVPKRFWDDVRSIRLRGRGD, encoded by the coding sequence ATGAAAATAAAGCAGTTTCAAGAGACAGGCGTTCTCTCCAAAAGAGAGCTGAAGGAAAGGGCGCTTTTGCCGCCTCAGGAGCGGCTGAAAAGGGGTCCGGTGGTTGTGGTTGAGTGCGTTGAGAATATCCCTTGTAACCCCTGCGCCTATGCCTGTCCGAGAAAGGCAATCACGATTGGGGGCAATCTGACAGATGTACCCAAGGTTGATTTTGAGCGGTGTAATGGTTGCGGTTTGTGTGTTTCCCACTGTCCGGGTCTGGCGATATTTGTTGTCAACTGGGCATATTCGGAAAAGGAGGCGACCGTTACCCTGCCCTATGAACTTCTGCCCAGACCTGAGGTTGGTGAGCGGGTTTTCGGTCTTGACCGGAGCGGGCAAAAGGTCTGTTCAGCCCGGGTGATAAGGGTGCTTGATACCAAGGCGCAGAACCGGTGTGCGGTTGTTACCGTCGCGGTGCCGAAGAGGTTCTGGGATGATGTGAGGAGTATCAGGTTGAGAGGAAGAGGTGATTAG
- a CDS encoding rod shape-determining protein, giving the protein MSISSFFRSITERFVNDIAIDLGTSSTLIYVRGKGIALREPSIVAVDEATHTVVAVGTEAKRMLGRTPEGIRAVRPMKDGVIADFTMVEMMLKSFIGMVQRKKLFVRPRVIVCVPSGITEVEKRAVRDSVEASGAREIYLVSEPIAAAIGVGLPVEAPTGNMVVDIGGGTTEIAVVALSGVVNAASIRVAGDEMDEAIINYIKKNYNLIIGEQTAETIKITIGSAYATGTEETMEVKGRDLVSGIPKTIHITSTKVRESLEEPVSLIIDAVRLALEKTPPELAADIVDRGIYMCGGGSLLRGLDLLIKEETNLPVYVADNPIESVVRGAGRILENIGVNEKLILRTK; this is encoded by the coding sequence GTGAGTATCTCCTCCTTTTTTCGCAGCATCACCGAGAGGTTTGTCAATGACATCGCCATTGACCTCGGCACCTCCTCCACCCTGATTTATGTTCGGGGCAAGGGCATCGCCCTGCGCGAGCCCTCAATCGTGGCGGTGGATGAGGCTACCCACACCGTTGTTGCTGTTGGCACCGAGGCAAAAAGGATGTTGGGCAGGACACCTGAGGGGATTCGTGCGGTCAGACCGATGAAGGATGGGGTGATTGCCGACTTCACGATGGTGGAGATGATGCTCAAGAGTTTTATCGGCATGGTCCAGCGCAAGAAGCTCTTTGTCCGTCCACGGGTGATTGTCTGCGTTCCTTCGGGTATAACCGAGGTGGAGAAAAGGGCGGTGCGTGACTCGGTTGAGGCGTCAGGTGCGCGCGAAATCTACCTGGTCTCCGAACCCATTGCTGCGGCAATCGGGGTTGGTCTGCCGGTAGAAGCACCCACCGGCAATATGGTTGTTGACATCGGTGGCGGAACAACCGAGATTGCGGTAGTGGCGCTTTCCGGGGTGGTCAATGCGGCATCAATAAGGGTTGCGGGTGACGAGATGGATGAGGCGATAATCAACTACATCAAAAAGAACTACAACCTAATCATCGGCGAGCAGACCGCGGAAACAATCAAAATTACCATCGGCTCTGCCTATGCCACCGGTACTGAAGAGACAATGGAGGTAAAGGGCAGGGATTTGGTCTCGGGCATTCCCAAAACCATCCACATCACCTCCACCAAGGTGCGGGAGTCACTTGAGGAGCCGGTCTCCCTGATTATTGATGCGGTCCGGCTTGCGCTCGAAAAAACCCCGCCGGAACTGGCCGCAGATATCGTTGACCGGGGGATATATATGTGCGGTGGCGGCTCGCTCTTGCGCGGTCTTGACCTCTTAATCAAGGAGGAAACCAACCTGCCGGTCTATGTTGCCGACAACCCGATTGAAAGCGTTGTCCGTGGTGCCGGCAGGATTTTAGAAAACATCGGTGTCAACGAAAAACTGATACTCCGCACCAAATAG
- the mreC gene encoding rod shape-determining protein MreC, which translates to MPGKRLGSVKDRISWSVILVSLISLFLPDNLKLTVTSSLGTVFLFPLRTISSLRTTIATLGSENRRLSQLCAELALENARLKSQLPLRTSPPAAKIIRAPIIARDLGTLKRFLTVSRGTIDGIQIGAIALAPEGIVGRVIAVSTHQALVQTIFEPGFRVAAMNNRTRDVALMSPTSENLLSLDYVAPDADFQPGDTVITSGLGGIFPKGLAIGVVKTVNKNEDALFQSVLVEPFAPITRLEQVFILSFDSFPDPWLDNLKPQEIKIPE; encoded by the coding sequence ATGCCGGGGAAAAGATTAGGTTCGGTTAAAGACCGCATATCCTGGTCGGTAATCCTTGTCTCCCTTATCAGCCTCTTCCTTCCCGATAATCTCAAACTGACAGTCACCTCTTCCTTGGGAACCGTCTTCCTTTTCCCCTTACGCACCATCTCCTCCTTGAGAACAACCATCGCCACCCTTGGCAGTGAAAACCGCCGCCTCTCCCAGCTTTGCGCTGAACTGGCACTGGAAAATGCTCGCCTGAAATCCCAACTACCCCTTAGAACCTCTCCACCAGCCGCCAAAATCATCCGCGCACCAATCATCGCCCGAGACCTCGGCACCTTGAAAAGGTTTCTGACCGTGAGTCGTGGCACCATTGATGGCATTCAAATCGGCGCGATTGCACTCGCACCTGAAGGTATTGTCGGCAGGGTGATTGCCGTTTCTACTCATCAGGCGCTTGTCCAGACAATCTTTGAACCCGGGTTTCGGGTTGCGGCGATGAACAACCGTACCAGGGATGTAGCGCTGATGAGCCCGACAAGCGAAAACCTCCTCTCCCTTGACTATGTTGCTCCTGATGCCGACTTTCAGCCTGGTGATACGGTTATTACCTCGGGACTGGGCGGCATCTTTCCCAAAGGTCTTGCCATCGGCGTTGTCAAAACCGTTAACAAAAATGAGGATGCCCTTTTCCAGTCTGTCCTTGTTGAACCCTTTGCCCCTATCACCAGGCTGGAACAGGTCTTCATCCTTTCTTTTGATTCCTTCCCCGATCCCTGGCTTGACAATTTGAAACCACAGGAAATCAAGATTCCTGAATAG
- the mreD gene encoding rod shape-determining protein MreD, with protein sequence MRPLFAFLFLYLLFIIQAGFLPQGPDLALLALIVFALHENRLLATILGFFAGLLFDLVTPNTFGIKMLTYSTIGYGVALLHNLFYRSPWQPVLFTFIGILFKTGLESLAGTRPQPLTLLLAITITLILSPFAEPGLARIFYKEKER encoded by the coding sequence ATGCGTCCGCTCTTTGCCTTTCTTTTCCTGTACCTGTTGTTCATCATCCAGGCAGGGTTCTTGCCCCAGGGTCCTGACCTTGCCCTCCTTGCCCTTATCGTCTTTGCCCTGCATGAGAACCGGCTCCTTGCCACCATTTTGGGATTTTTTGCTGGGCTGCTCTTTGACCTCGTCACTCCCAACACCTTCGGCATCAAGATGCTTACCTATAGCACAATCGGTTATGGTGTTGCCCTCCTGCACAACCTCTTCTATCGCAGCCCTTGGCAGCCGGTCCTTTTCACCTTTATTGGCATACTGTTCAAAACCGGGCTTGAGAGCCTTGCCGGGACAAGACCGCAACCCCTCACCCTTCTCCTTGCCATCACCATCACCCTCATCTTGAGCCCATTTGCCGAGCCTGGCTTGGCTCGGATTTTCTATAAGGAAAAGGAACGGTGA
- the mrdA gene encoding penicillin-binding protein 2 yields MKIRFRRLTQIGIALFALLFLRLGYLQVLRGVRYARLSDRNRIRRIVLPAPRGKIFDRNGVLLADTRPSWTVAVIPTETNDSALTLLSTILNQPVEDIKRRLEPIAAFPAPVNICRDVPLKTVAQIEENNFRLPGVLVRVDPVRNYPYRNLYAHSIGYLGEITEEELSRDTSYRRLDYIGKTGIEAKYERYLRGRDGFEFVEVDVRGREIGPLLEKRPEPPIPGKDIHLTIDHRLQSLAYELTAKYERAAVVGILVKTGEVLCLVSRPDFDPNIFLSPLNAARWESLVFNPSKPFFNRAISSGYPPGSTFKPLVALLAQELGLVTPQTTLLPCSGVFRYGNRDFKCWSRHGRLNLLGAIEQSCNTYFYQLGMRIRVDTLASFCERFGLGRTTGIDIPGEGTGNIPSRDFLNRRYGKGKWTQGVMLNFAIGQGEILLTPLQLALAYAGIANNGFYYQPRLVSHIDSAGRTILCPGGERFVIPLQQEAINAVKRALTRVVLYGTGRAAQIQEITIAGKTGTAQNPPRPDHALFVGYAPAEEPEVVFAVVCENAGHGGAVAAPIVSELVRAYFANKTGQ; encoded by the coding sequence GTGAAAATTAGGTTCAGGCGCCTGACACAGATTGGGATTGCCCTCTTTGCCCTGCTCTTCTTAAGGCTCGGTTACCTTCAGGTCCTCCGCGGTGTTAGATATGCCCGGCTAAGCGACCGCAACCGCATACGAAGAATTGTCTTACCAGCCCCAAGGGGAAAAATCTTCGACCGCAACGGAGTCCTTTTGGCTGACACCAGACCATCCTGGACCGTTGCGGTAATACCAACAGAGACCAATGACAGTGCCCTTACCCTTCTAAGCACCATTCTCAATCAACCGGTTGAGGACATCAAGCGCCGGCTCGAGCCGATTGCCGCTTTTCCGGCACCTGTGAACATCTGCCGGGATGTGCCTTTAAAAACTGTCGCCCAGATTGAGGAGAACAACTTCCGGCTGCCCGGGGTACTCGTGCGTGTTGACCCGGTGCGCAACTACCCTTACAGAAATCTCTACGCCCATTCAATTGGCTATCTGGGCGAAATCACCGAAGAGGAGCTCAGTCGCGACACCAGTTATCGCCGCCTTGACTACATCGGCAAAACCGGCATCGAGGCAAAATACGAGAGGTATCTGCGGGGCAGGGATGGGTTTGAGTTTGTTGAGGTTGATGTCAGAGGCAGGGAAATCGGTCCGCTTTTGGAAAAAAGACCAGAGCCTCCTATTCCTGGCAAAGACATCCATCTGACGATTGACCACCGGCTCCAGAGCCTCGCCTATGAACTTACCGCAAAGTATGAGCGTGCCGCAGTCGTGGGCATTTTAGTCAAAACCGGCGAGGTGCTCTGTCTGGTGTCCCGCCCTGACTTTGACCCCAACATCTTCCTTTCCCCATTAAACGCTGCCCGCTGGGAGTCGCTTGTCTTTAACCCCTCCAAACCATTTTTCAACCGGGCAATATCATCTGGTTATCCGCCCGGCTCAACATTCAAACCGCTTGTTGCCCTCCTGGCACAGGAATTGGGTCTGGTAACACCGCAGACCACCCTTTTACCCTGCAGTGGTGTTTTTCGTTATGGCAACCGGGACTTCAAATGCTGGTCAAGACACGGCAGACTCAACCTCCTGGGTGCGATTGAGCAGTCCTGCAACACCTACTTTTATCAGTTGGGTATGCGGATTCGGGTTGACACCCTTGCCTCATTCTGCGAGCGCTTCGGTCTGGGCAGAACCACCGGGATTGACATTCCTGGAGAGGGAACCGGCAACATCCCCAGCCGTGACTTTCTCAACCGGCGCTACGGCAAAGGCAAATGGACCCAGGGGGTGATGCTCAACTTTGCCATTGGACAGGGCGAAATTCTTTTGACCCCTCTCCAACTTGCCCTTGCCTATGCCGGCATCGCCAACAACGGCTTTTATTACCAGCCGCGGCTCGTCTCCCATATTGACTCTGCGGGCAGAACGATTCTCTGTCCCGGCGGTGAGAGATTTGTTATCCCTCTTCAGCAGGAGGCAATCAATGCGGTTAAACGTGCCCTGACCAGGGTGGTCCTTTACGGCACCGGCAGGGCAGCACAAATCCAGGAGATAACCATTGCGGGCAAGACCGGCACCGCGCAGAACCCGCCCAGACCTGACCATGCCCTGTTTGTTGGCTATGCACCCGCTGAAGAGCCTGAGGTTGTCTTTGCCGTTGTCTGCGAAAATGCCGGACATGGCGGTGCGGTGGCTGCACCCATAGTCAGCGAACTGGTCCGCGCCTATTTCGCCAATAAAACCGGACAATGA